In Mytilus edulis chromosome 7, xbMytEdul2.2, whole genome shotgun sequence, a single genomic region encodes these proteins:
- the LOC139482339 gene encoding uncharacterized protein isoform X2 — MPLSDFIWSVQTHTNGLKRKISGDACSQQSLEQQSKKSRVISPAGDFNVCEMDDENHNEMSSQNFNSQLHNDRSESESQTVPRLQGQQQLTCPSLLASQPDGQGFLSQQPCGQGFLSQPSDQGFLTQQPLHQGLLLQQSSSSILPYQSNPDYLSQTGPCLSLHDQQNNMIMNINEEIYSCTSLLSDEEMACTSMESDFVPDQQQYNARDSSVHGL, encoded by the exons ATGCCTTTATCAGACTTTATATGGTCAGTGCAGACACACACCAATGGACTTAAAAGAAAGATTTCGGGAGATGCCTGTTCTCAACAATCTTTG GAACAACAGAGTAAAAAAAGCAGAGTTATTTCCCCTGCTGGTGATTTCAACGTATGTGAAATGGATGATGAAAATCATAACGAGATGTCATCACAGAACTTCAACAGCCAACTACAC AATGACAGATCTGAGTCAGAATCACAAACTGTACCTAGACTTCAGGGACAGCAGCAATTGACATGTCCTAGTCTACTAGCATCTCAACCAGATGGTCAAGGATTTTTATCTCAACAACCATGTGGTCAAGGATTTTTATCTCAACCCTCTGATCAAGGGTTTTTAACTCAACAACCATTGCACCAGGGACTTTTATTACAACAGTCTAGTTCTAGCATTTTACCATATCAATCAAATCCTGATTATTTAAGTCAGACTGGACCATGTCTATCACTGCATGACCAACAG AACAACATGATCATGAATATAAACGAAGAGATTTATTCTTGTACAAGTCTGTTGTCTGATGAAGAAATGGCATGTACCTCCATGGAATCAGACTTTGTACCTGATCAACAACAATATAATGCTAGAGACAGTTCTGT